CGATGGAGAAGGAATTGCGGTTTGCGATCAGGGAAGGCGGAAGGACGGTGGGAGCCGGAGTCGTGACCGAGGTGCTGGAGTAACGAAAGAGGCAAAAACAAAGATGCAGGGCTATTGGGTGATTTCTGGAACTGTGTCTTACGACAGTAATGGAGAGATGCAACGATGAGAGATATCATACTGTTTCAGTGTACAGAGTGCAAAAATAGAAACTATTCAAGTATGAAGAACAAGAAGAATACTACGGACAAACTTCAACTGAAGAAGTATTGCAACAACTGCAGGCGACACACGGTACATAAGGAGACTAAGGCGTAGGCCAGTAGCTCTAACGGCTAGAGCATCGGACTCCAAATCCGAGGGCTGGGGGTTCAAATCCCTCCTGGCCTGCCATATTATTTGATGCGTGGATGTGACCCGTATAGAGATACGTCAAGGGAGAGTTCCCGGCGATGCGAATTATGGAAAAGGAGGAAGCAGCCCGACGAGCGCATGGTTTTGCGGAGAGGGATAAGAGCCTTCCGGGGTGCGAACGAAGATGATTGAAAAGATAAAAGAGTTCTTCGGGGATGTGAAGGTAGAGATAAGGAAGGTCGTTTATCCGACGAGAGAGGAACTCATCGGTTCCACGTGGGTCGTCATAACAACCGTCGTTGTCATCTCTGTCTTCCTGGGATTTGTCGATTCCGGTCTCTCGAAGATAGTGAAGATAGCGTTAAGGTAGGAAATGGGAAAGAACTGGTATGTAGTACATACGTATTCGGGCTATGAGGAGAAGGTAAAACTCAGCATAGAGGATAAGGTTGAGAAGAAAGACCTGAAGGAAAAGATAACAAGGATTCTCATTCCGACAGAGCGGGTCATAGAACTCAGGGGCGGCAAGAAGAGGGAGAGCGACAAGAAATTTTATCCCGGGTATGTCCTCGTCGAGATGGAACTCGATGACGAGACGTGGCATCTTGTGAGAAGTACCCCGAGGGTGACCGGCTTTGTGGGCGGAACGAAGCCTTTCCCCCTGCCTGATGAAGAAGTCGATATCGTGCTGCAACAGCTCGAGAAGGGGCCTGCTGCCCAGGTCAAGACCCAGTTCCAAAAGGGTGAGAGCGTCCGGATCATCGATGGTCCGTTCACCAATTTTGTCGGATTTATCGATGAAGTCGATATGGACCACGGACGGCTGAAGGTTATGGTCAGCATCTTTGGCAGGCAGACACCGGTTGAGCTTAACTTTTTCCAGGTCGAAAAGGCATAGAGGGAAAACGAGACGCGCAAATCAGGACGAAAGAATGCGGGTCTCTTCAGTTTGAATTTTCATTTGGAGGAGGATTAGATGGCAAAAAAGGAAATCACGGCACAGGTAAAACTGCAGATACCTGCTGGTAAGGCAAATCCTGCGCCCCCTGTCGGACCGGCACTGGGGCCGCACGGCGTTAACATAATGGAATTTTGCAAGGCATTTAATTCGCAGACCCAGGCTATGGGTGATACGATCATACCCGTTGTCCTGACGGTATACGCCGACAGGTCCTTCACTTTTATAACCAAGACCCCACCTGCTTCGGAACTCATTAAGAAGGCAGCAGGCGTTGTCAAGGGTTCCGGTACACCGAACAAGGAGAAGGTCGGAAAATTAACTGCCGAACAGGTGATGGAAATAGCGAAGACGAAACTACCTGATCTCAATGCATACTCTCTCGAAAAGGCGGCCGCGATTATCAGGGGCACCGCGAGGAGTATGGGGGTAGACGTCAGCGACTGACGGGAAAAATCCATGTATTCGAGTCTGGAGGTTAGCCGATGGGAAAGAAGATAGATGCTGCCGCTGCGAAAGTCGAAAGCGGCAAGGAATACCCTCTCGAGGAAGCGCTCAAACTGGTAAAAGATCTTACTTATGTAAAATTCGATGAGACGGTTGATATAGCACTGAATCTCGGGGTGGATCCGAAGAAATCCGATCAGATGGTAAGGGGGACCGTTGTGTTGCCGCATGGTACGGGTAAGACGGTCAAGGTTCTCGTTTTTACAAAAGGAGAGAAGGAAAAGGAAGCCCGTGACGCCGGAGCGGATATTGTCGGGGCGGAGGATCTCGTCGAAAAGATCCAGAAGGGATGGCTCGACTTTGATAGCGCGGTAGCGACCCCTGATATCATGGGTCTCGTGGGTAAACTCGGAAAAAT
This Thermodesulfovibrionales bacterium DNA region includes the following protein-coding sequences:
- the rpmG gene encoding 50S ribosomal protein L33 translates to MRDIILFQCTECKNRNYSSMKNKKNTTDKLQLKKYCNNCRRHTVHKETKA
- the secE gene encoding preprotein translocase subunit SecE, giving the protein MIEKIKEFFGDVKVEIRKVVYPTREELIGSTWVVITTVVVISVFLGFVDSGLSKIVKIALR
- the nusG gene encoding transcription termination/antitermination protein NusG, which translates into the protein MGKNWYVVHTYSGYEEKVKLSIEDKVEKKDLKEKITRILIPTERVIELRGGKKRESDKKFYPGYVLVEMELDDETWHLVRSTPRVTGFVGGTKPFPLPDEEVDIVLQQLEKGPAAQVKTQFQKGESVRIIDGPFTNFVGFIDEVDMDHGRLKVMVSIFGRQTPVELNFFQVEKA
- the rplK gene encoding 50S ribosomal protein L11; the encoded protein is MAKKEITAQVKLQIPAGKANPAPPVGPALGPHGVNIMEFCKAFNSQTQAMGDTIIPVVLTVYADRSFTFITKTPPASELIKKAAGVVKGSGTPNKEKVGKLTAEQVMEIAKTKLPDLNAYSLEKAAAIIRGTARSMGVDVSD
- the rplA gene encoding 50S ribosomal protein L1, with the protein product MGKKIDAAAAKVESGKEYPLEEALKLVKDLTYVKFDETVDIALNLGVDPKKSDQMVRGTVVLPHGTGKTVKVLVFTKGEKEKEARDAGADIVGAEDLVEKIQKGWLDFDSAVATPDIMGLVGKLGKILGPRGLMPNPKLGTVTFDVGKAVKEIKAGKVEYKAEKGGIVHVPIGKVSFNVPSLFENAKVVIDSILKAKPGTSKGKYLKKVTLSSTMGPGIRIDIGRLTAK